One window of the Verrucomicrobiota bacterium genome contains the following:
- the nqrF gene encoding NADH:ubiquinone reductase (Na(+)-transporting) subunit F, whose protein sequence is MSTDHATAVISKPPTKLDYSLTGENAARAVERGLAEADWYQCPIPRATMRKLLERRDGPAIRDTILWFALILGAGYTTFELWGTWGALLPYMVYAVLYASTSDSRWHEAGHGTAFKTDWMNNALYEVASFMVMRESTVWRWSHARHHSDTIIVGRDPEIAVPRPPDIAGIIKAFFNLPVYPKYFKHILMHAFGRMSADEKTYIPESEFPKIYGKARIYVLIYASVIALAIATHSILPLLFVGLANIVGSWLMVVYGLTQHAGLAENVLDHRLNCRTVRMNFINRYLYWNMNYHVEHHMFPLVPYHALPRLHQAVKEDMPTPYRSLLHAWSEIIPSVLRQVKDPAYHVKRKLPEPKARLQEGLHVNDAQPDAEGWIEVCSAQDLGPADVIRFDHGKKTYALYRDERGALFATDGICTHGNTHLADGLVKGSIIECPKHNGRFNLADGSPARPPICRGLATYPLEERNGRLRLNIARIGGAGAPHQKTYTLRVVSNRSVATFIKELVLEPVDPSGKIAFTPGDYLQLDIPSYETIRFREFDIPEPYASVWEAQHVFDLVARNPEGGRRNNYSLASNQQTERTLRFNVRIATPPPGQDCPPGVGSAYVFNLKPGDTVTAIGSFGDFHIKPTQREMVYIGGGAGMAPLRSHLSHLFETEKTARKVSFWYGARSRQEIYYGDYFETLAKEHPNFDFHLALSSPLPEDDWKGLQGFIHEVVLERHLKDHPNPKGLEYYLCGPPMMVKACTKMLADLGVPANQIAYDEF, encoded by the coding sequence ATGAGCACCGACCACGCAACCGCCGTCATCTCCAAACCGCCGACCAAGCTCGACTACAGCCTGACCGGTGAAAATGCCGCGCGCGCCGTCGAGCGCGGCCTCGCCGAAGCGGACTGGTACCAATGCCCCATTCCCCGGGCGACGATGAGGAAGTTGCTGGAGCGTCGCGACGGACCAGCGATCCGCGACACGATCCTCTGGTTCGCCCTGATCCTTGGTGCCGGATACACCACGTTCGAGCTCTGGGGTACCTGGGGGGCGCTCCTTCCCTACATGGTGTATGCGGTCCTCTACGCCTCCACCTCCGACTCGCGCTGGCATGAGGCGGGCCACGGCACGGCCTTCAAGACCGACTGGATGAACAATGCCCTCTACGAGGTCGCCTCCTTCATGGTCATGCGCGAGTCAACCGTCTGGCGCTGGAGCCATGCCCGTCATCACAGCGACACGATCATCGTCGGCCGCGATCCCGAAATCGCTGTCCCGCGCCCACCCGACATCGCCGGGATCATCAAGGCCTTCTTCAACCTTCCGGTCTATCCGAAGTATTTCAAACACATCCTCATGCACGCGTTCGGACGGATGAGCGCCGACGAGAAAACCTACATCCCCGAGAGCGAGTTTCCCAAGATCTACGGCAAGGCACGGATCTATGTCCTTATCTACGCCTCGGTCATCGCCCTCGCGATTGCGACCCACAGCATCCTGCCACTCCTGTTCGTAGGCCTGGCCAACATCGTCGGCTCGTGGCTCATGGTCGTCTACGGACTGACCCAGCATGCGGGCCTTGCGGAGAACGTCCTCGATCACCGCCTTAACTGCCGCACCGTCCGGATGAACTTCATCAATCGGTATCTCTACTGGAACATGAACTACCACGTGGAGCACCACATGTTCCCGCTCGTTCCCTACCATGCGCTCCCGCGCCTTCATCAGGCCGTGAAGGAGGATATGCCGACACCCTACCGGAGCCTCCTCCATGCCTGGAGCGAGATCATTCCCTCCGTCCTCCGTCAGGTGAAGGATCCCGCCTATCACGTGAAGCGCAAGCTGCCCGAACCGAAGGCGCGTCTGCAGGAGGGCCTCCACGTCAACGACGCACAACCCGATGCCGAGGGATGGATCGAGGTCTGCTCCGCGCAGGATCTCGGCCCGGCCGACGTGATTCGCTTCGACCACGGCAAGAAGACCTACGCCCTCTACCGCGACGAGCGGGGGGCGCTCTTCGCCACCGACGGCATCTGCACCCATGGTAACACCCACCTTGCCGACGGCCTCGTCAAGGGATCGATCATCGAGTGCCCCAAGCACAACGGACGCTTCAACCTCGCCGACGGATCCCCCGCGCGTCCGCCGATCTGCCGCGGACTGGCCACCTACCCTCTGGAGGAACGCAACGGCCGCCTTCGTCTCAACATCGCACGGATCGGTGGTGCCGGGGCTCCCCACCAGAAGACCTACACCCTGCGCGTCGTCAGCAACCGAAGTGTGGCCACCTTCATCAAGGAACTCGTCCTTGAACCGGTCGATCCCTCCGGGAAGATCGCCTTCACCCCCGGCGACTACCTCCAGCTCGACATCCCCTCCTATGAGACGATCCGATTCCGGGAGTTCGATATTCCCGAACCGTACGCATCGGTCTGGGAAGCCCAGCACGTCTTCGACCTCGTCGCGCGGAATCCCGAAGGCGGCCGTCGTAACAACTACTCGCTGGCCTCCAACCAGCAAACCGAGCGGACCCTCCGCTTCAATGTCCGCATCGCCACGCCGCCACCCGGACAGGACTGCCCTCCCGGCGTCGGTTCCGCCTATGTCTTCAACCTCAAGCCCGGTGACACCGTTACCGCGATCGGCTCCTTCGGCGACTTCCATATCAAGCCGACGCAGCGCGAGATGGTCTACATCGGCGGAGGCGCCGGGATGGCCCCGCTGCGCTCCCATCTCTCCCATCTCTTCGAGACGGAGAAGACCGCACGCAAGGTCAGCTTCTGGTACGGGGCCCGTTCACGTCAGGAGATCTACTACGGCGACTACTTCGAGACCCTCGCCAAGGAACACCCCAATTTCGACTTTCACCTCGCCCTCTCCTCACCGCTTCCCGAGGATGACTGGAAGGGGCTTCAGGGCTTCATCCACGAAGTCGTGCTGGAACGCCACCTTAAGGATCATCCGAATCCCAAAGGCCTCGAATACTACCTCTGCGGCCCCCCGATGATGGTCAAGGCCTGCACCAAGATGCTCGCCGACCTCGGCGTTCCCGCTAACCAGATCGCCTACGACGAGTTTTGA
- a CDS encoding galactose mutarotase — protein sequence MSAHPSITRSPFGRLPDGRSVERFTLANGKGLECDIITYGGIVTALRVPFREGKTIDVVLGFDHLEDYLDPHPCFGTLVGRVAGRISGGRFTLDGKEYPLTLNDAPNHLHGGPEGFDKRLWNAEQLVPSADEAALRLTYLSPDGEEGYPGNLRVEVTYAVTVRNELVIRYSAETDHATPLSLTNHSYFNLTGEGSGDMLSQTLQVFSDEIAATDDTMTLLGTKSAVASQGNDLNTPRLLGEAIPRLLNQHGDNHFIRRSSPGELVPAAILADPASGLTMTALTTQDCVQVFSATILDGSLTGKSGRPYEKHAGLCLECQGCPGAVHTPLLGDIILRPGNRYDQTTIYRFAVMA from the coding sequence TTGAGCGCCCATCCTTCCATCACCCGCTCACCCTTCGGCCGACTCCCGGACGGCCGTTCCGTCGAGCGCTTCACCCTGGCGAATGGCAAGGGACTCGAATGCGACATCATCACCTACGGGGGCATCGTCACCGCCCTCCGTGTCCCATTTCGCGAAGGAAAAACCATCGATGTGGTGCTGGGATTCGATCATCTGGAGGATTACCTCGATCCTCACCCCTGCTTCGGCACCTTGGTCGGCCGGGTAGCCGGACGAATCAGCGGAGGAAGATTCACCCTCGACGGCAAGGAGTATCCCCTGACCCTCAACGATGCCCCCAACCACCTGCATGGCGGACCGGAGGGATTCGACAAGCGGCTCTGGAATGCTGAACAGTTGGTTCCCTCGGCCGATGAGGCCGCCCTGCGTCTCACCTACCTGAGCCCCGATGGCGAGGAGGGGTACCCCGGCAACCTGCGCGTGGAGGTCACCTATGCCGTGACTGTTCGGAATGAACTTGTGATCCGCTACAGCGCGGAAACCGACCATGCCACCCCGCTGAGTCTCACCAACCACTCCTACTTCAACCTCACCGGCGAGGGGAGCGGGGACATGCTCAGCCAGACGCTTCAGGTTTTCTCAGACGAGATCGCCGCCACCGACGATACCATGACACTGCTTGGAACCAAGAGCGCCGTCGCCAGTCAGGGAAACGACTTAAACACTCCGCGCCTCCTCGGTGAAGCCATCCCCCGCCTTCTCAATCAACACGGGGACAACCACTTCATCCGCCGCTCCTCACCCGGGGAACTCGTGCCGGCCGCCATCCTCGCCGACCCGGCGAGCGGGCTCACCATGACGGCCCTCACCACCCAGGACTGCGTGCAGGTTTTCAGCGCAACCATCCTCGACGGCTCACTGACCGGGAAGTCAGGGCGGCCCTACGAGAAGCACGCGGGACTCTGCCTAGAGTGCCAGGGATGCCCGGGGGCGGTGCACACGCCCTTATTGGGTGACATCATTCTCCGACCCGGAAACCGCTACGATCAGACCACCATCTACCGATTTGCGGTGATGGCATGA
- the moaA gene encoding GTP 3',8-cyclase MoaA produces the protein MPETTKRLTNREHRTGPEAALPSDALGRPVHDLRVSLTDRCNLRCTYCMPAEVFGDDHAFLLKEELISLTELDRIIGAFVRCGVRKLRITGGEPLLRPGVVKFLERLGKFELLEDVAMTTNGLLLPSFAHRLAGAGLRRVTVSLDALDPAVFGAMNGRGKHPDLVLAGIAAARAAGLGVKVNMVVQRGMNDSQILPMARHFKEAGITLRFIEFMDVGNVNGWSPESVVGGRDILDLIGAVMPFEPVSPAYRGEVAGRFRYLDDQVEFGIITSVTSPFCGDCTRARLSADGRLFTCLFATQGHDLLGEIRARNPNDEELYRMIAGLWRARSDRYSELRALSASGEGPPKVEMSFIGG, from the coding sequence ATGCCGGAAACAACAAAGAGACTGACGAACCGTGAACACCGGACAGGCCCGGAGGCCGCTCTGCCAAGCGATGCCTTGGGCCGTCCCGTCCATGACCTGCGCGTCTCGCTGACGGATCGTTGCAACCTCCGCTGCACCTACTGCATGCCGGCGGAGGTCTTCGGCGACGACCACGCCTTCCTGCTCAAGGAGGAACTCATCAGCCTCACGGAATTGGACCGGATCATCGGAGCCTTCGTCCGCTGCGGGGTGCGGAAGCTCCGCATCACGGGAGGGGAGCCGTTGCTGCGACCCGGCGTGGTGAAATTCCTGGAACGGCTCGGGAAATTCGAGCTCCTCGAGGATGTGGCCATGACAACCAACGGGCTCCTACTGCCCTCCTTCGCCCACCGTCTTGCGGGGGCAGGACTCCGGCGCGTCACCGTCAGCCTTGACGCGCTCGACCCGGCGGTCTTCGGTGCCATGAACGGCCGAGGGAAACATCCCGACCTCGTGCTGGCGGGAATCGCCGCCGCGCGGGCCGCCGGACTCGGCGTCAAGGTGAACATGGTCGTCCAGCGCGGCATGAATGATTCGCAAATCCTCCCCATGGCGCGCCACTTCAAAGAAGCCGGCATCACGCTGCGCTTCATCGAGTTCATGGATGTCGGCAATGTCAACGGGTGGAGCCCAGAATCGGTGGTGGGTGGAAGGGATATCCTGGATCTGATCGGCGCCGTGATGCCCTTCGAGCCTGTCTCTCCAGCCTACCGGGGCGAGGTGGCGGGCCGCTTCCGTTACCTGGATGACCAAGTGGAGTTCGGCATCATCACCTCCGTCACCTCTCCCTTCTGCGGCGACTGCACGCGTGCCCGGCTTTCCGCCGACGGCCGCCTCTTCACCTGCCTCTTCGCCACACAGGGGCACGACCTGCTCGGGGAAATCCGCGCCCGCAATCCCAACGACGAGGAACTTTACCGGATGATTGCCGGCCTCTGGCGGGCACGTTCGGACCGCTATTCGGAGCTGCGGGCCCTCTCGGCTTCGGGGGAAGGGCCGCCAAAGGTCGAGATGTCCTTCATTGGGGGATGA
- a CDS encoding sulfite exporter TauE/SafE family protein, with protein sequence MTPLLPALFFFVALVYSSVGFAGGSSYLALLQIHGTPSHLLPLISLGCNLIVSAQGFAQFARAGHFSLRRSLPFVALSVPAAYLGGLYPIREKTFFLLLALSLSAAGILLLVPLKPGKPVETPFRRLMGRFGPLLGAPLGLLSGIVGIGGGIFLAPILHLARWAPEREIAALAACFIFTNSISGLAGQLQKQGWHPTGLEAYWLLPFAVLAGGLIGARSGALLLPAVRIRQITGLLVILVAFNLWMKILRMA encoded by the coding sequence ATGACCCCGCTGCTCCCCGCGTTGTTTTTTTTCGTCGCCCTGGTCTACTCAAGTGTCGGCTTTGCCGGAGGCTCCTCCTATCTGGCGCTCCTGCAGATTCACGGGACGCCCTCCCATCTCCTGCCGCTCATTTCTCTGGGATGCAATCTCATCGTCTCCGCACAGGGATTCGCACAGTTTGCAAGGGCCGGCCATTTCTCGCTGCGCCGCAGTCTGCCTTTTGTCGCGCTCTCGGTTCCCGCGGCGTATCTCGGCGGTCTTTACCCGATCCGGGAAAAGACCTTCTTTCTCCTGCTCGCCCTGTCGCTCAGCGCCGCGGGAATTCTCCTGCTGGTGCCGCTCAAGCCGGGCAAACCCGTCGAGACCCCGTTCCGCCGCCTGATGGGTCGCTTCGGGCCGCTGCTTGGTGCACCGCTCGGTCTCCTCTCGGGAATCGTCGGCATCGGGGGCGGCATCTTTCTAGCCCCCATCCTACATCTTGCGCGATGGGCCCCGGAACGCGAGATCGCGGCCCTTGCCGCTTGTTTTATTTTCACCAACAGCATCTCGGGACTGGCGGGGCAGCTTCAGAAGCAGGGGTGGCACCCCACCGGACTTGAGGCCTACTGGCTGCTTCCCTTCGCGGTGCTCGCCGGGGGATTGATCGGCGCCCGCTCCGGCGCTCTCCTGCTTCCAGCGGTCAGGATCCGTCAGATCACCGGACTGCTCGTGATTCTTGTAGCCTTCAATCTCTGGATGAAGATCCTCCGCATGGCTTAA
- a CDS encoding molybdopterin molybdotransferase MoeA — MKSLITPSRAETLILSLRKPFPAESCDLERATGRILRQEIKADHDFPPFDRVTMDGAAVRAAEIRSGRRSFRICGMAVAGEAGAVLPSEEGAAMEVMTGAILPRGADCILPYEWCRLENGTLTLSEEATPEAGAFIHARASDHRAGEVLLRPGSRLGPVAISIAAACGCDRPMVSALPRVAVIGTGDELVPVGEKPGPGQIRRTNIAALSSALELAGHPPSETGCLRDDPQSLRMALEGILSRNDVVVLTGGVSKGKRDHVPEIARQLGALSLLHGIAQRPGKPMAVWNMPDGPVIFGLPGNPVSALVCLHRYLLPSLNRWSGSVPVATPRMKLSGGFVRPPGLTLFLPVVAESNGSVRPLPVANSGDFAGLIGSTGFLELDETFAEGGEAPYFPWTAP, encoded by the coding sequence ATGAAATCACTAATCACGCCTTCGCGGGCCGAGACCCTGATACTTTCCCTGAGGAAGCCCTTTCCCGCGGAGTCCTGCGATTTGGAACGTGCTACGGGAAGAATACTGCGTCAGGAGATTAAGGCTGATCACGATTTTCCTCCCTTCGACCGCGTGACGATGGACGGGGCGGCGGTCCGCGCCGCGGAGATCCGTTCCGGCCGGAGAAGCTTTCGCATCTGCGGGATGGCGGTCGCCGGAGAAGCGGGTGCCGTGCTTCCTTCGGAGGAGGGTGCCGCGATGGAGGTGATGACGGGGGCGATCCTGCCGCGTGGAGCCGACTGCATCCTGCCGTACGAATGGTGCCGTCTGGAAAACGGAACCCTCACGCTCTCGGAGGAAGCGACACCAGAAGCAGGAGCCTTCATCCATGCCAGGGCATCCGATCATCGGGCCGGCGAGGTCCTACTCCGTCCCGGTAGCCGCCTGGGGCCGGTCGCCATCAGCATCGCGGCCGCCTGCGGGTGCGACCGTCCGATGGTCTCCGCGCTCCCTCGCGTGGCGGTGATCGGAACGGGTGACGAGTTGGTGCCCGTGGGGGAAAAGCCCGGACCCGGGCAGATCCGCCGCACCAACATCGCCGCCCTTTCCTCGGCTCTGGAACTGGCCGGGCATCCGCCCTCCGAGACCGGATGCCTCCGCGATGACCCGCAATCCCTCCGGATGGCGCTGGAAGGGATCCTCTCCCGCAACGACGTGGTCGTCCTTACTGGGGGTGTTTCCAAGGGAAAGCGGGACCATGTGCCCGAAATCGCCCGGCAACTCGGCGCCCTGTCCCTCCTGCACGGCATTGCCCAGCGCCCCGGCAAGCCGATGGCGGTCTGGAACATGCCGGACGGTCCCGTGATCTTCGGTCTTCCCGGCAACCCGGTCTCAGCGCTGGTCTGCCTCCACCGCTATCTCCTTCCGTCGCTTAATCGCTGGAGCGGATCGGTTCCCGTCGCAACGCCCCGGATGAAACTCTCCGGAGGCTTCGTGCGCCCCCCCGGCCTGACGCTCTTCCTTCCGGTTGTTGCGGAAAGCAACGGGTCGGTGCGTCCCTTGCCCGTTGCCAATTCCGGGGATTTCGCCGGATTGATCGGCTCCACCGGATTTCTGGAACTGGATGAAACGTTTGCAGAGGGGGGTGAGGCACCTTATTTTCCATGGACCGCACCATGA
- a CDS encoding TonB-dependent receptor has product MLNPIDLKANKKAFEINMSKPIYGTFAEIGAGQEVARRFFHVGGAAGTVAKTISAYDMTFSDAIYGKSTRFVSRQRLGEMLDHEYDLLIERLDEKVGAERTFFAFADTVAARSYKTLNESHGWMGIRFQSHPRTQPNEIIMHVRMLDEENLEQQEALGIVGLNLIHGAYFLRRDPKAFISSLLDDLDSSRIEIDMIRFSGPDFAMLDNRIMCLELVTQGLAQAVLFRGDGEVIQAADIFYRKPLLVERGSFRPVTNVAYDMLTCAQTMFLTEEDLAGEQPEILHEITMKHLMRSGQLDLQDFLDRVDMLGALGRTVLISNYGEYYRLIQYLRRYTDRSIGLPLGVPTLHEIFDEKYYVNLDGGILEGLGRLFKKGVRLYVYPTQDEKGHILEASSYRVEPGLQALYAYLLENRFIVPMAGCKLDYLGIKSVDVIAKIQQGDASWEGMVPPRVAEIIKSRKFFGWKG; this is encoded by the coding sequence ATGCTCAATCCGATCGACCTGAAAGCGAATAAGAAGGCCTTCGAGATCAACATGTCCAAGCCGATCTACGGTACATTCGCCGAGATCGGGGCTGGTCAGGAAGTGGCCCGACGTTTCTTCCATGTCGGGGGAGCCGCCGGGACAGTCGCCAAGACGATCTCCGCCTACGACATGACCTTCTCGGACGCGATCTACGGGAAGAGCACGCGCTTTGTCAGTCGTCAGCGCCTAGGCGAGATGCTCGACCATGAGTACGATCTGCTGATCGAACGTCTGGACGAGAAGGTCGGAGCCGAGCGCACCTTCTTTGCCTTTGCAGACACTGTTGCAGCCCGCTCCTACAAGACGCTCAACGAATCGCACGGATGGATGGGAATCCGCTTCCAGAGTCATCCCCGTACTCAGCCCAACGAGATCATCATGCATGTCCGCATGCTCGATGAGGAGAACCTTGAACAGCAGGAGGCCCTCGGCATCGTCGGCCTGAACCTGATCCACGGGGCCTATTTTCTCCGCAGGGATCCGAAGGCCTTCATCTCATCCCTGTTGGACGATCTTGATTCCAGTCGCATCGAGATCGACATGATCCGATTCTCGGGACCCGACTTTGCCATGCTCGACAACCGTATCATGTGCCTCGAGCTCGTGACCCAGGGACTGGCCCAGGCGGTGCTTTTCCGTGGCGACGGCGAGGTCATCCAGGCGGCCGACATCTTCTACCGCAAGCCTCTCCTTGTTGAGCGCGGAAGCTTCCGTCCCGTCACCAACGTCGCCTATGACATGCTGACCTGCGCCCAGACGATGTTCCTCACCGAGGAGGATCTCGCCGGCGAGCAGCCCGAGATCCTGCACGAGATCACGATGAAGCACCTGATGCGCAGCGGGCAGCTCGACCTTCAGGATTTCCTCGACCGCGTCGACATGCTCGGGGCTCTCGGGCGCACGGTGCTCATCTCCAACTACGGCGAGTATTACCGCCTCATCCAGTATCTCCGCCGCTACACGGACCGATCCATCGGCTTGCCGCTGGGAGTGCCGACGCTCCACGAGATCTTCGATGAAAAATACTACGTCAATCTCGATGGAGGGATCCTCGAGGGGCTGGGGCGTCTCTTCAAAAAGGGGGTCCGTCTCTACGTCTACCCGACACAGGATGAGAAGGGTCACATCCTCGAGGCCTCCTCCTACCGCGTGGAGCCTGGGTTGCAGGCGCTCTATGCGTACCTGCTGGAGAATCGCTTCATCGTCCCGATGGCTGGCTGCAAACTCGATTACCTCGGCATCAAGTCGGTCGACGTGATTGCCAAAATCCAGCAGGGGGATGCCTCCTGGGAAGGGATGGTCCCTCCGCGCGTGGCCGAGATCATCAAGTCACGGAAGTTCTTCGGCTGGAAGGGGTGA
- a CDS encoding AraC family transcriptional regulator — translation MPYKDIKTSPRDALVLKYLYGGVVHYRPGDRLVPRTLKDYELVLMIEGTATYRHDDEEHQAPPGSVILARPGFRESYRWDRRIATRHAYVHFDIATIPSDWPDPREWPVFLANPPEVVTPMLRHLLENIATQGESDWPTLKAGAEESRFLQCLMTVLLKPTHDSGLSIGARLPDPVHTSLNLMREILDIKPGRVLQLGELAARSGVTGKHLCRLFQKSLGHSPMETFRLLKLQLALALLGRSGLAVKEIADRCGFENPLYFTRCFTRVYGKSPTLVRRSLLRSEPPPPNPLPPEIAPRIYW, via the coding sequence ATGCCCTATAAGGACATCAAGACCTCACCCCGGGATGCCCTCGTTCTGAAATATCTCTACGGGGGAGTGGTCCATTACCGTCCGGGCGACCGCCTGGTTCCACGGACCCTGAAGGACTACGAGTTGGTGCTCATGATCGAGGGGACAGCGACCTACCGACATGATGACGAGGAGCATCAGGCTCCGCCCGGGAGCGTGATCCTGGCCCGCCCCGGTTTCCGGGAGTCCTACCGGTGGGACCGCCGCATCGCGACACGACATGCCTATGTCCATTTCGACATCGCCACGATCCCCTCCGACTGGCCCGATCCGCGGGAGTGGCCCGTCTTCCTGGCCAATCCCCCGGAGGTCGTCACTCCGATGCTGAGGCACCTGCTCGAGAACATCGCCACGCAAGGGGAGTCGGACTGGCCCACGCTGAAAGCTGGTGCCGAGGAGAGCCGTTTCCTGCAGTGTCTGATGACGGTCCTTCTCAAGCCCACGCACGACAGTGGGCTCTCCATCGGCGCACGCCTCCCTGATCCCGTCCACACCTCGCTCAACCTGATGAGGGAGATCCTCGACATCAAGCCGGGGAGGGTACTCCAGTTGGGGGAGCTTGCGGCACGGTCGGGCGTGACCGGGAAGCATCTCTGCCGCCTCTTCCAGAAGTCGCTCGGACATTCGCCTATGGAGACATTCCGGCTACTCAAGCTTCAGCTTGCGCTCGCTCTGCTAGGTCGGTCCGGGCTTGCGGTGAAGGAGATCGCCGACCGCTGCGGCTTCGAGAACCCACTCTACTTCACGCGCTGCTTCACCCGCGTTTACGGGAAATCCCCCACGCTGGTGCGGCGCTCCCTGCTAAGGAGTGAGCCGCCGCCACCGAATCCGCTTCCCCCAGAAATCGCCCCGCGCATCTATTGGTGA
- the moaC gene encoding cyclic pyranopterin monophosphate synthase MoaC, translating into MNPSAPTPNWSHLDPSNNPMMVDVSAKPVTARSARAEALIALPPEVEAQLRDGEIRVPKGPVFHTAIIAGTMAAKKTAELIPFCHTLPLDGVKIAIAAAGEGLLRIEASVKATQRTGVEMEALTAATVAALTVFDMCKVFSSAMEIRSVRLLEKRGGKADYIADQA; encoded by the coding sequence ATGAACCCCTCTGCCCCCACTCCGAACTGGAGCCATCTCGACCCCTCCAATAACCCAATGATGGTCGATGTCTCGGCCAAGCCGGTCACCGCCAGATCAGCCCGAGCCGAGGCGCTCATCGCTCTGCCTCCCGAGGTGGAGGCCCAACTCCGAGACGGGGAGATCCGGGTGCCGAAAGGGCCTGTGTTCCACACCGCAATCATAGCCGGAACCATGGCCGCCAAGAAGACCGCGGAGCTGATCCCCTTCTGCCACACCCTCCCCCTCGACGGGGTGAAGATCGCGATCGCCGCCGCCGGGGAAGGTCTGCTCCGCATCGAGGCCTCGGTGAAGGCGACTCAAAGGACAGGTGTCGAGATGGAGGCCCTCACCGCCGCGACAGTCGCGGCGCTAACCGTCTTCGACATGTGCAAGGTCTTTTCGAGCGCGATGGAAATCCGGAGTGTCCGCCTGCTCGAGAAACGGGGTGGGAAAGCGGATTACATCGCCGATCAGGCCTGA